A region of Candidatus Leptovillus gracilis DNA encodes the following proteins:
- the cofE gene encoding coenzyme F420-0:L-glutamate ligase — translation MKISLTAVPHIPDVQPGDDVTALILAALAETGLALQDGDVLAIAQKIISKAEGRLIWLADVVPGPHALAVAAQTDKDPRIVELILRESDEISRLKPGVLVVRHKLGFTSANAGIDRSNVNAAADTAVLLLPINPDASAAAIRQTIQKKLGVVVGVVITDSHGRPFRLGTVGVAIGVAGLPALWDRRGERDRYGYILQHTDVGVADEIAAAAGLLMGQAAEGLPVVLLRGLHLPPADGRATDLVRPKELDLYR, via the coding sequence GTGAAAATTTCTCTCACGGCCGTTCCCCACATCCCAGACGTTCAACCCGGCGATGATGTGACGGCGCTTATTTTGGCTGCCCTGGCCGAAACTGGTCTAGCTTTACAAGATGGCGATGTGTTAGCCATTGCCCAAAAAATCATTTCCAAAGCGGAAGGGCGGCTGATTTGGCTGGCCGACGTGGTTCCGGGGCCGCACGCCCTGGCAGTGGCGGCGCAAACCGACAAAGATCCGCGCATCGTCGAGCTGATTTTGCGTGAAAGCGATGAGATTTCCCGCCTGAAGCCAGGCGTGTTGGTGGTGCGCCACAAGTTGGGCTTCACCAGCGCCAACGCCGGCATAGACCGCTCCAACGTCAACGCCGCCGCGGATACGGCCGTGCTGCTGCTGCCCATCAACCCCGATGCCTCCGCCGCCGCCATCCGCCAGACCATCCAGAAAAAACTGGGCGTGGTGGTGGGCGTGGTGATTACCGACAGCCATGGACGGCCGTTTCGTTTGGGCACTGTGGGCGTGGCCATTGGCGTGGCCGGGCTGCCCGCCCTGTGGGACCGGCGCGGTGAACGTGACCGCTATGGCTACATATTGCAGCACACCGACGTCGGCGTGGCCGACGAAATTGCCGCCGCCGCCGGGCTGCTGATGGGCCAGGCGGCCGAAGGGCTGCCGGTGGTGCTGCTGCGCGGCCTCCATCTACCCCCCGCCGACGGCCGTGCCACTGATCTGGTACGGCCCAAGGAGCTAGACCTGTATAGATGA